A window of Nicotiana sylvestris chromosome 8, ASM39365v2, whole genome shotgun sequence genomic DNA:
TTGTCGGATTATTAAAGAAAGCAAGTTTTTTACGAAGGTCATGAGTTCTGCAAATGATGATCCTTGTTATTACTGGTTTAGCTCTAGacgtgaatgaagcgattcagattcgattaataattcctatagacatgctttctacgcgtagttggtcagaagccttatagacatggtaaaagtgcagaaaccttataggcatgatatctaggtgctgaagaCGGGTTTTAACctctaaacatggtatctaactggCAGAATTTATTTTAATACATGAATATGATATCTATATGCAGTTgattgtttaagacctatgaacatgatttctagatgaaaatggatatacaagattcagaaggacctataggcatattttctatttgcatatgcagaattcagatttccatacttatggacatgattcctataagcatgatttctatatgcatgcaGATTTCAGaatgacttataggcatgatttctatatgagagctGCAAAATTtagaatgacctataggcatggtatctaccctttgcatacatagttacccgcccttttcactagccatccccaagagtttattagaaattattacagcccataataaagtaaaatacatcagaaaaatgtaaataaaagtacaaccaaaggagagcctgattcagacttcatgtctgaaatatgaggtaaaccaactccataagatcaagatccaaagcctttctcccattcgagtgtgtcaaagttccctaagagcctcaaaaggactccgggcaatgctcacacctaaatgtattatcagattaggacaagtgcagtgtggaagggccacccctcaagtgtccaagttcagagggagctcaaagggtcccaaggcaaggctcacaagagaggggcagaacttaaagactaagagagtgTTCAAGTGCAGAAACGGAATTCTAAAAGGGGGAAAAGAGAGGGAAAGAGCTACATATAAGTACACATAAGGGGTTTAGGGGGAATAAGGAAATTGAAAGAGGTAAGGGCAGGCTATGGGTATGCCCAACAATGGAGAATGCCGGCATACCCaaaagcctgttagaacacactatttagaggctaggatcccaagggatttaatttaattcatggacaataatttgcatattgccATGCCTTAAACCATAGATCAAACACATatggggcaggggtttgggattcagaatagaacaggcagaaagaaatcaacatgctaaagtaagtgttgaactatacagaaatAGTGAGTAGACATAGAtatgaaagcagtaaataaacactttgttgtgatgctaaagcttaaatcaggacataccagtttcaaagaaacaaatatagaaaagcagtaggtcttgtaaacatgccacagtgcagacaataagagagaatactattgcgtgtaagtgtaagttcagaaagactatgagtgatggatgtgctaatgaaagagtcgtgtatttatagtgtgaaaaataggcagaaataaggtaagaaaatatttaaggaactggatgtcaattaagaatcaatcaacacaagacttcctttaattaaggaattcggactcaaaaggtaaaactatttaaggaaagaaatcaaataaacatcttgtgcaaagtaggcaattaggggtaaatacatagaaatTTATTTTAGGGGCAgagctttgaaatacacggttgcctaaataaggtaagagaaatcaattagtagccagtaaatcaaggatcagagattttgtaatcactggtccatgaatgaaccaagtcagaaaagctgagaaaagTTTTTAACTTAAGTTGAGTAACAGGGCAGTCAACAAACAAgtaaagaaatcaatcaaacttgtacaaaggaagtctgaaattaatcaaaaattgaaagcccttttagagggaagttcagcacatataaagagcacacaagtatcagGAATGCGAAAAGGGGTCAAGTAAAAGGTCTTatagagtttagcaaaagtcggaatcatatgaagaaacaaaattgaaacaatgattttgaaacttaatgaagcagtagatgaaacaactccaagaactcaaataggtccaaaagattagggtttttgaaatcaagcaagttcagagatgaagcacaagcaaatcacattgccaatggtctcaaaactcagatgaacccccaaattctaaggtttttaccatcaatcgagtgcagagGTGAGAGGACAAGCAATCAAGGAATAGATACTAATCGAAataggttcagaggtctcagaaaggaactgagacccTTATCATGCTCTTTCAGtagtagaaactcatgagaagcatagtaaaagaacaacatgcgagacacagtaaaagaaacatagtagaagaagctaatgagaaacatagtagaagaaactaattaaGAACACAATAGCTGAAACTTAAaaacacagtagaggaaactgataagaacatgGTAGCAGAAACTTAAcgataacacagtagaagaaacgtagtagaagaaacacaaagaacacagtagaaaaaacatagtagaagaagcacacaaaagaaaaacaaaaatcagagaaacatctaaaaaccctagatcggaaaataaaggctttgaaagcataacttttgaaagaaatatcaaaaaatcgtttaaaagcttagggaaaacatggatctggaacagatctacagatatcagaaaaacctcaaaagctagggttttagAGAAACCCAAACGATaagaaaggcttggatctaagcaggaggagtcgaggccaggctcgAAACAGACATGGCTTGCCGGAGATGGCAGTGAAACTTGAAACAACAAGGGTCTGGACCTAAATCTTCGTGGTCAAGTCATGAAACTTCAATAACCAAGCGTGAGGAGCCATAGAAGGCTGGTGGGTAGTGAAACCTCCATGGATTCAGGCCAGAAGGTGGCCGTCAAAGATGGATGGAACTCATCAGAGAGGAGGggaagggggaaggttctagagagaaccagagatagagataTAGAGAGAGAGTTGGTTGAGTGAAGAATGAGAGGGGTCTTGGGGGGTCatttggtttaatttggtaagggcggatctggaccgttgataaaaaatgatcaacggccaggatttagtccgggttgggtcgggtagatttaggattgggcttgagtcttgggttggtttaatttgggttgggtattgggtttaatcAGGCCAAatatggctataagttaaatagcccccTTTTCCTCATTTaatttatgaaaaaataataaacaaatttctgaaaacaaattaaaagcactaaaatgacttataacgtataattatcaatttaaaatacagaatcccattttataaatatgagatggatttaaacataaaaatggctaatattgcaattatgcaattttatcctAAAAAAAAACCAAATAAATTGGTAAAAAAAATGTGTGAAAAATGTCTTAGCTATAatttaatataaacatgagaaTCTAATAaataaatcgccaaaataataatttggggataattattcggtttttcttgataaaataaggcagtaaattgatttgaaaatctttgaaaaattaagaaaaaataatgtaaccttgggatatacttatatatgcatatacatgctattttgaaaggtgttttgcatataaaaaatactgGAAAAAATAGGGTATCAACAAGTCCAGCACTGTGTGAGATCAGATTTTTGTATATAAATGGgatttttgggtttttattttatttttcaccacTAAAGAGACTTGGGAGCTCGAATTTGAAGGGTTTTAACCTAGATCCTTATCTATaattttgggtaagtaattctaacctaaATCTATGAGATTTACATGAATCTATCGCTAGATTTAACATTAAAATATGGATTGAACAAGTATAATTTGGAATTTTGTCTACaacttaaaaaatatatattttcggattttgaatactCATTTGAACTCGGGTTTAGAATCTAACCATATAATTGGACTCGGATTTGGAGTCGAACCACATATTTAGACTCGTATCGTTATGGGACATTGACATTTGGTCTTGGActcggattttgaccatgtgggccatgttgacttttgttgaccttttgagaagattgaagctttattaaTTGGGGTTGCTTCCTATAGCTTTGGTTGACTTCCTTGGATGATGTTTGGTTAGAATTGAGCCGGTTGGAGGTGATTTCTCAATGAAAGTGATTTTGGAGCTTTAGACTAGCTCGAATGAGGGGTAACTGTCTTGACTAGCTTTGGTTTGAGGGAATTTTATCTAATAAACTAGTGAATTATCGCGCTTCGCGCGGCTATAATATaccctgtttttttttttttttaaatattcaaaTATTTATCTCAACCAAAAATATAATTGAATATTTTTAATGTTTTCAAATATTTTGTCTTAAAACTTCTCTTTTGAGACCTTTAATTTGTCAATCTATTATTTACGTTTTCATTTTGTTTTGGTAAGAGAATTACAAAAacattttttccttttgtttctatttttacaattttaggAACTCTTATCTTATAAATATTTGGTTACATTGTTATTTCTCACAAAATAAAGTCTTTATTTTCCCCCTAATGTAAGTGtgtacatatatttatatatacgaTATTCTTTGATATTAGTATGTACTAATTTGATTTCATTTCCTTGAAAAGTTAATAATTCGTACCTATATAACTGTATACTATATAAAACATCATAAAactcaaaaaatgaaataaaaacttTAAACAGATCAAAGGCCGCTAGAACTTCATCTCTATACATTGTTCCACCGTGTAGGATGCATCGGATTATTGGATCTTTTTGAAGTGATTATTCTCTTGTCATTtccttttttgtttcatttttttattCGAAAATATATCTATATGCCGTCAATTTAATTACAAACGTACTGTAAATGCACGAAAAAGTACGGTAACTGCATTTCTATGATATTTCTCAGAAAGAAATATCAAACgtgatttgggattcatatgCAATTTTTAGCATTTGTTGTCATTGAATATTAAATCTAAAGGCTTACTATCAAATTTTATACATACCCCGTCTTTGACATGTTTCCACATCGTTGGAATGATTAAAATTCCCAAGAAGTCTAAATATTAAATATAATGGATTTTATACAATTGCTGACCACTGTTTTACGACTTCATTATGTCAAATTTTACACATACCTCACGTTTGATAATGCCGGATATAGAATAGAATatccacatatatatacacacacatgaACAAAACTAACAAATAGAATACAGGTGAAAACAGATTTTTCAGTTGCTCTAAAATAAGAGAATCATGAGTAGCGCAATGAAAATTTTAACATTTGTGACAAATTTCATACTTGTGGAAGAATTACGAAAGGTGAAGCACATAAATACATAATCATGGTGAATCATTTGATAAAATAACGAATCTTTAGCAGAAAGAGCAAAGTAAAGGCAAAGCTTTTTACATTTAAATTCGAGCATTAACTGCAACCCTACAACAGCCTAAAAGAATACTGCCACAAATAACATCATATGCTTTTTTATTCCCCACTCTTCCACTCCACTCCCTAATCAATAAAAATTATGCACAAATATTAGATATGAAATAATAATTGGGGCAAAATATAGAAGCTGGAAAAGAGGTAAAAAAATATTCTATATAGAGAGTTTGAATGAAAGGAGAGGAAGGATTGATGAAGAATAATAGGCCAAAGTTATGTGGATCATGAGAAGATTTACTTTAGTATTTATAGTAGCCAATTCAATTAGTAACTTACATTGAGTATAATAGAAATAGATTGTAACGTATAATTGTAATAAAATTAGTATTAGTGTATTAATTAGTAATTAATGTACATAAAATTATAATAACCAATTTGAAACGGCAATTGAAAGTTGAAACGGCACTCTTTATACCTTACATCATGTATTGTTGAGTTCCAATTAAAACATATTTTTTGAATGCAATAATTGGTTATTGTATCAAAATGAGAGGAAAAAAGCCAAAAATTTGAGATAATAGATAAATAGAATCCTTGGTCATAGAGATGTGCAATATCAGCATTATTTTTCCCTCCtttatatagatatatagatgaTATTGTTTGCTACATGTGGGGGAGACGTACAAgcgaggtgacgagcgtatgTGCGTGCACCAGGTTTTCCATGCTCGGGTAAGTCTTTAGGTTGTATCATCCCTTGTTTTGGATATTGTACTTCCTGCTATCATGCTTTATGTGTTTGTATGACTACATGAATTTCTTGAGTCATGCTAAAGATTATGTGTAGGTTTTGATTTCTTATTTGAACATGAAACTCGTTATGGAATGGCGTACCTGCCTAATCTGTGCCGTATTCAGAAACTTCACACATGTGTACACCTTAGCATGTTATTTTCCTTAGTCCATGAGTATGTGATTTGATATCCGTTGTTCGTATACTTGTATTCTTGTATATGTTTTATGTGTGATGGACTGAATTGATAGTCCGTGCGAATTGAGTTATTATAGCACAAGAGTTTTCCGTGTGGTTATTATAATTATAGCATGTGATTTGTCTGTGCAGTTGTGATGGTAGGCTAGGAACTCTCATTTTTAACTATATTTTGCATGCGCCATGCACTGCCTCATGCGCCGCACATGTGGGCTTTTACAGAGAGTTGATTTTTTCACTTTGCAGAAATTTTGCACTAGCGCCCCGCGGCGCGATAATGCATTTTTCTCAGAAGTAGGAATGTTTCTCAATTTTTATTATCCAGACTTGGTCCTCGACCCCCAAAAGCAATTTTGATTTAATCCCTTGTGCCTTTACCCAGGCTTCAAAGATCCCAATCATCCAACTTAGCTTCAAAATCGCTCCTTACTCAAAATTACCTCCTACAAAGCATAATACATGTAAAGGGTAGTTCCGGTAGGGCCTGATCCTACTTGGTATAATTACACTGAAAATACATTTCTGGAGGGACTTTTGACATACGGAAGATTGGTAGAGCATCGGAGACTCATTGGCACAAGGATTCGTCATTTTTCCTCAACTCAACACTCGAGTTTGGATTGAATTCATATTTTATTATTCTTTAACTCTATTTGTGATCACTTCCTCCATGATTATGGAGTAATTTATTTTAGAGTTTGACGGAGATGGTGTTTTGAGATATTTATGGATTTTAACTCTAGTTATTTTGCATGAATTCGTTTATAGAGCTTTGAATTGATTGCAGTTTTGTTCACCGAATTATTTAATCGAAAGAGAAACATTTTGAGAGATTATATTTGCATTATTTTGTTTGGTTTAATTCAATAATTCTTGTAAGAAATTAAAAGAGCTTGTTGAATTATTGATTAAATCAAGTCAGGAGAAAATTCATGAGACATTTTCCTAAAGACTAGTCCATTAGCGTGCTCTTGCATACCGCGAAACCATGTGAAATCTGAAGTGCAAATTAAACTGGTTGGCCCACAAAACCTCCACCACGATGCATCCTGCCTCCAAAATAGGGTTCGGTAGATCTTCCCgatccacgaggcctcttagcctccctatCTTGGCCTCACATACCCTCCAGCCTCTGAGCGATCTCTACAACCTATTAAAACGGAGTATCTATCTCCAACTCTCGATCCATGCTGAATCAACGACCATAACTGAGCTCCTCGATAAATCTGCAGACTCGCTCTTTAGCTATAAGAACCAAGGTAGGTGCATGTCGGGACAACTCGCTGAATTTGATGGCGTACTCCGACACTTTCATAGTTCCTTGGCGCAGGTGCTCAAAATATGTGCCACATACATCCCGGAGGGTTTGGGGAACAAACACCCTAAAAATAACTTAGAAAACTGAGTCAAAGTGAGTGGTGGTGCATCAGCTGGCCTACCCTCGTCATTAGCCTGCCACCACCTATATGCCGCGCCTGACAGCTGGAATGTAGTAAAAGAAACTCCTTTCACCTCCACAATACCCATGGTGCGGAGAATACAGTGACATTTCTCTAGAAAATCCTGCACATCCTCGATAGTTGTGCCACTAAATGTAGGAGTATTGATGGGTATAATTTgttcatatatttttatatgttaAATATTAAAGATTTTAAATAACACATGAATAAATATACCATGTTCTCCCATATTTTCTAACATACTTCGCAAGAGGAAGAGCGTATGAAAATTtaataaaagaagcaaaaaagAGTGAGAATTGAGTAGTCAACCGGGAATGAAGAAGCAAAAATAGCACCATAGTTGAGACAATGGCAATTGGAATTCATGAAGCAAATTACATAGTTGCAACTAGCAAAGTATAGTTGAAACTATGGTTCTTCCTCTGTAGAATGAAACTCATTTGGCAAAGTTATAGTTGCACCTACAATTTTCATAGTTGCAATTACAATTTCCATAGTTGCAATTACAATTTCCATAGTTGCAACTATGGAGAACCTTAGGCTAGAAAACTCTATAAATAGAGTGTGAATTTTGAAGAGAAGACAGAGAGTCTTACAGGAGAGAACTATTCTTTGGTCTCTCTTTTCTTTAGTATTTTCTACTAGTTGTTTTTCTTTTAGAATAATAATATTTCTTCATAAGTTCTTTGTTCCTAAATTAGTTTTTTCTTACTTTATAATGGAGTAATCTTTTTTTTGTTGGGATTAttgatgaagcttgatatatatatatatatatatatatattataatactaTTTCAGTTTTAATACATACTTGGTTTGGAACtttctatttatattttatactGTGCTATAATAATAGTTTTAACTAATCATTGTTATCACTTCTATATATTTTATCTTTACGTTACtcttatattaattttgtaattatcacggagcaaaattaaatatttagtaACTATTGAATAAAATAGTGAAGAGAGAGTAATTATTAGTAACCTATTATTAAAAGTGTGTAATCTTGCTTACCTCAattttaattctcacggaggaattGTAGTCACAGGAGTattgatttagtaaaaatattctcacgaagtttTTACTATCTTTAGCACAATTCAGACCAAAAGATATTTCGATTTAACTGTCACCAGTTTTAACTCAATTAATTATATAACCTCACAGAGTGTTATTAGTTGATTAATTCCCGGTGAGATAagatataattgtattagcaataagcAATTATCCTTTAGAGAAATACATGTAGAAAGTGAGATTTTATTATAATATATTATCAAGTGAATTTAACGATTCCCAACTCTTTTAAATTACAAATCTTTCGAAAGTTGTTTATTTTGTTAAGTATTTAACAAGTTTTAATTCCACAAACTTTTCATCAATctgattctctcaaatagtatTTGAAATATTAAAAGTCTGTAGCATAGATGTtccaatctctgtgggacgatatcataaactatactagaatttgatAAAGCAAGAGCAGGAAAATTCTATACACATTGGCCTCGTCAAATTTTTGGCATCGTTGCCGGGGATTGGCATACATCTACTtcaaattaaatattttgttactaatttgagaatttattacTGTTATTTTTGTTTCATTTAATATTTTCACTAATCAAGTGCTATAACTACTACTGTGATATTAATCCTAATGTAATGTTTATATTCATAATGGTATtgtaaaagtttttctttttcttttttttgtattatttCTTCCTGCTAGTTCCATCATTAACTGTTTTTAGCAAATCATACATACTATTATTAGTACTCTCTCCTTTATCATAATAATAGTGTTATAActactatttactatttttataacgtGTATATTTATAACTGTTATAATATTGTTAGTTCTTTCATATTGAAGATCTTTTTTACtactgaaaaatatttttatgaCCATTCCAACTATATGTACTATCACTAATTACCTTTTTCATATATAATAGTATTATAGTATTATTTCTTGTCATAGTTCATTGTTGCAtcgttttatttttctttataacTATCTTGttataaatttgagtaaaatATTATTATTCTATATAGATAATAAAAttattgtataattatttttgctTAGCGCCtgctatttttatcatttttgtaatttttatatacttatttttttTCCTTGTACTTTCTTTACTTAAGAATTTTAAGTAGTTTATGACCCGCTCTTCTACAAAAGAGTTGATCAGTtatgatcctgaaattgaaagatTTATTCGATTGCACAGGAAAGAACAAACATCGTCTTCCCAAGGAGCATCTTGTGAAGAAATGGAAAATCACGAAGTAGAGGACATTAACCCACTTGGGATCCCACCACCAGTCCATGTAGAGGAGCAATTTGATGAAGTGGCGTCAAGGCTAGCAAAAAGAATCCTTAAGGATTATGCTAGACCTGATCGCTTCAACTATGAATCTAGTGTTAGGAAGCCCCCAGTGGCAGCCAACAACGTTGAAATCAGGACCGACTTGATTCAGACAATTCAACAATCTTGTATCTTCACTGGTGATACAAGTGAAGACCCATATAGTCATTTAATTGATTTTCTAGAACTTGTAGAAACTGCTAAGTATAATGGagtacctcctgaagctatcaagttaaggctattttctttttctttaaaaggAGATGCCAAGACTTTGTTGCGAAGTTTGCCTCAAGGGTCCATTACGACATGGGACCAGATGACTCAGaagtttttaaacaaatatttttccccTGCTAAAACAACAAAGTTAAGACAAGAAATATCTAATTTCTTGCAGACTGACACTGAGTCAGTTTATCAAGCTTGGGAAATATTAAAAGCAATGTTAAGAAAATGCCCACAACATTACTTTCCTGAACATATGCAGTTGTACATTTTTTATCACGGGCTAAAACCCTCTGCTAGAAATGTGATAGATGCAGCTGCAGGAGGTTCTGTAATGGGCAAAACCACAGAGGAAGCATTGAAACTATTGAATGAAGTTTCTGAGAACGCTATCCAATGGCCATCTGAGCGTGTAATCATTAAAAAGGTTGCTACGGTAAATCAAGTTGATGCTTTAAATACACTAACGCAGCAGATTGTTTCTTTGGCACAAAAGTTTGAATCTTTTCAGGTGAATACACTACAATCAAACCACTCTGAGGCTTGTGACATGTGCAGAGGAAACCACCAGAACTATGAATGTCAAGCAACTAATCAAACGGATGAACAGGTTAATGTCATCGGTTACATGCCATATCCTTTTGGGAGTCCAATGGCACAGAAGCATCCAGAATTTCAGTGGAGTAACCCAAATGGTGCAGAAAACTCTCAAAGCTTCCAGAAACAACAGGTACAGGGTCCACCGGGATACCAAAGTCAAAATCGTGGGCAACCGAGTTACAGACCTTATTAGCAAGCAGGACCATATCAACAAATAGGGACATATCAGCAGAGGCTCCAACAAGCTCATCTAAGTCTTGATGACCTTTTGTACAAGTATATTAAGGTCACTGATGAAAAGATGGAAACCCAAAATTCATCCctcaaaaatctggaaattcaGTTAAGCCAATTGACAGCTCTTGTGTCAGAAAAGATTCAGGGTCTCTTACCAAGCAATACAGAGAAAAATCCAAAAGAGCACCTTAAGGCCATCACTTTACGGTCAGGTAAGGAACCTGATGAACCTTATGCAGAAAGACAAGAAAAGAACCAGACAGAGCAACAGGTAGACAAGGGTAAGAATTTTGAAAAACCATCTGAACcatcaaaggaaaaagaaataaagaataaggaagaaaaaatttctgaaaaaatgGCTGCCCCACCTATGACAATTCCTTTTCCACAAAAAATGAAACGCGAAAAGCTTGATGGTCAATTTGCAAAGTTTTTGGAaatcttaaaatagattcatatTAATATTCCTTTTACTGATGCTTTGTTGCAAATGCCTTCATAtgctaaatttttaaaagaaattttgtcAAGTAAAAGGAAATTGGAAGAATTTTCTGTGGTAATGCTTACTAAAAAATGCAGTGCTATACCTCAAAATAAGCTACCACAAAAACTTGGTGATCCTGACAATTTTACCATTCCATGCACTTTGGGAGgtatatattttgaaaaagcaCTTTGCGATTCTGGAACTTCAATAAATTTGATACCATTTTCTATCTGTAGAAAATTGGATCTTGGTAAAATGAAGGGCGTAGGTGTTTTTCTTCAGTTTTTAGATCAAAGTACTAAGAAACCTAAGGGAATAATTGAAAATGTGCTTGTAAGAGTAGATAGGTTTGTTTTCCCTGTAGATTTTATAGTACTTGAAATGAAAGAATGTCCTGATGAACCGATAATTTTGGGTAGACCATTTCTTGCTACAGGAAGTGCAATCATAGATGTTCATCAAGCCGATAATTTTGGGTAGACCATTTCTTGCTACAGGAAGAGCAATCATAGATGTTAATGAAGGACAACTAATCTTGAGAGTTGATGAAGAAAGAGtcattttttatatgcaaaagatACTAAGATTTTTCAGGAGATGAGACATCATCTTCATGCTTTTCTATTGACATGATTAGTGATCTTGCAGATGAATTCAAAGATGATCAATTAATTTCAGACTCAATGGAAAGATGTTTGACCAAATCAGGCACCGCACAAGATGATGATCCCACAATTAAGAGAGAAGCTGAAATACTGGAAAAAGATTCTGAGGATAAGGAGATGCAATCAGAAGAAGTTCAACCAAAAATTGAACTGAAAGTTCTTCCttctcatttaaaatatgtttatCTTGAGCAAGAATTATTTTCAGTAATTATTTCATCTTCTTTGACTGCAGAACAAGAAGAAAAACTAATTCAAATCTTAAAAGCACACAAAGGAGCCTTAGGATGGACTGTAGGGGATATCAAAGGGATTAGTCCAGCAATTTGTACGCATAGAATCC
This region includes:
- the LOC138874982 gene encoding uncharacterized protein, which codes for MTRSSTKELISYDPEIERFIRLHRKEQTSSSQGASCEEMENHEVEDINPLGIPPPVHVEEQFDEVASRLAKRILKDYARPDRFNYESSVRKPPVAANNVEIRTDLIQTIQQSCIFTGDTSEDPYSHLIDFLELVETAKYNGVPPEAIKLRLFSFSLKGDAKTLLRSLPQGSITTWDQMTQKFLNKYFSPAKTTKLRQEISNFLQTDTESVYQAWEILKAMLRKCPQHYFPEHMQLYIFYHGLKPSARNVIDAAAGGSVMGKTTEEALKLLNEVSENAIQWPSERVIIKKVATVNQVDALNTLTQQIVSLAQKFESFQVNTLQSNHSEACDMCRGNHQNYECQATNQTDEQVNVIGYMPYPFGSPMAQKHPEFQWSNPNGAENSQSFQKQQVTDEKMETQNSSLKNLEIQLSQLTALVSEKIQGLLPSNTEKNPKEHLKAITLRSGKEPDEPYAERQEKNQTEQQVDKGKNFEKPSEPSKEKEIKNKEEKISEKMAAPPMTIPFPQKMKREKLDGQFANAIPQNKLPQKLGDPDNFTIPCTLGGIYFEKALCDSGTSINLIPFSICRKLDLGKMKGVGVFLQFLDQSTKKPKGIIENVLVRVDRFVFPVDFIVLEMKECPDEPIILGRPFLATGSAIIDVHQADNFG